A single genomic interval of Spinacia oleracea cultivar Varoflay chromosome 6, BTI_SOV_V1, whole genome shotgun sequence harbors:
- the LOC110781412 gene encoding uncharacterized protein, translating into MSRNCPVPEVSKLTKFVTCVIHNQKSSMKYCFSFSVLSNATEIKEADQFFPMQLKFIKINRDSLANCTNQLSEVLTVATMDDHRDNEIQGIDGASHPTGESQGTNTSKKTKFRGPSKGVQAKKPMHLQYNQYGIPDGEWSGEYGKQVGSCAARININVKEYSTLDEHTKKGFWEETKLLFHIIDDPAKRREKYFHMCVAKRFGAFKSRLTRRWITKKEKMPKHQKNDMPWDIYHQITEDDWKTFVMERNKPEMLVRREKASKSALQNKHPHRTGQKGYVRKRPEWINDGRLPPEAALTLSSGSSSVTSSLTTAPDRFKKFRSVEWILAHQVKNKEGKWEVDPNDKEAVNIAKMALEYIEEEGKGNISFTQGEDALTKAMGKKDHRGRVKATGGVNVGYKVAFGPIDRSSRCGHIEPSPEAIESIRASVRREFEDQLERKVAEALQNQLATLKATGQLNTLSTPALDSALVSDEFDVNRALVTCCPSSSQQPRELKAITPCRLALEDKVLGNKVIVADGMAYPLDGSLHQHFRSMKPSHYKVQVDCIYDGHDDDTLPVPTGDGFNNLGRALASFVQWPIHLVIFEEDEEYSTPRPTKKSRSQIFEEVVGSSKEKKNELIVKEKTTELVVKDKTTELIVKEKATLDLGSKEKTTLKLTAKENSCSNKLESKSKSKNSKTAKEMVGSCDRKTEESAAKSKKQNLADDTIQGLGPSCNYLKFIINTAPGDVYKNTSIPLPASVWHYDEDRQTYVNEVDVEEFLRGACLNISVIQVYMMCLFHEHTFAFDNSQIGFVCPEAMSSSRIKANPQAASMYLKVVFNAEIEKEKKGDPNITKWFLIPYHQENHWILYVLDLRRGCAYIFDSAIGSNRENSAWGILCLAYQVYKFNDGICPNRATMQGLKGFHVKCAQQVGARECGYYVMKFMHEIVTLHHNTDERLDNVRSFTISNPVHHEKTKLVDIDCHFIRDKATDGVIQLTYIAIN; encoded by the exons ATGTCTAGAAACTGTCCTGTTCCTGAAGTTTCAAAACTTACAAAATTTGTAACTTGTGTCATCCATAACCAGAAAAGCAGCATGAAGTACTGTTTTAGCTTCTCAGTTCTTTCCAATGCAACTGAAATTAAAGAGGCTGATCAGTTCTTTCCAATGCAACTGaaattcatcaaaataaacAGAGATTCTTTGGCCAATTGCACTAATCAACTCAGTGAAGTACT GACCGTAGCTACCATGGATGATCATCGTGATAATGAAATACAGGGAATTGATGGAGCTAGTCATCCTACGGGGGAATCACAAGGTACCAACACTAGTAAAAAGACCAAATTCCGTGGTCCGTCAAAAGGAGTTCAAGCCAAAAAGCCTATGCATCTTCAGTATAATCAATATGGAATCCCCGATGGAGAATGGTCAGGAGAATACGGGAAGCAAGTTGGGTCTTGTGCTGCTAGAATTAACATTAATGTGAAAGAATATTCAACGTTAGATGAACACACAAAGAAGGGGTTTTGGGAGGAGACCAAG CTTCTGTTCCACATTATTGATGATCCGgctaaaaggagagaaaaatattttcatatgTGTGTGGCGAAACGCTTTGGAGCTTTCAAGTCCAGGTTAACGCGGCGTTGGATaactaagaaagaaaaaatgccGAAACATCAGAAAAATGACATGCCTTGGGACATCTACCATCAAAtcacagaggatgattggaaaACATTTGTGATGGAACGAAACAAGCCGGAGATGTTG GTTCGTAGAGAAAAAGCAAGTAAAAGTGCATTACAAAACAAGCACCCACATCGCACAGGCCAAAAGGGTTATGTTAGAAAGAGACCAGAGTGGATAAATGATGGGCGACTACCGCCAGAGGCAGCTTTAACCCTCTCAAGTGGCTCCTCCTCAGTGACCTCATCACTCACCACAGCGCCAGATAGATTTAAGAAGTTTAGATCAGTAGAGTGGATCTTGGCTCATCAAGTTAAAAACAAAGAGGGAAAGTGGGAAGTTGACCCGAATGATAAAGAAGCCGTAAATATTGCTAAGATGGCT TTGGAGTACATAGAAGAAgagggaaaaggaaatatttcatTCACCCAGGGAGAAGATGCCCTCACCAAGGCTATGGGAAAAAAGGATCACCGTGGGCGTGTCAAGGCAACAGGTGGAGTTAATGTCGGTTACAAAGTTGCTTTCGGTCCAATAGACCGAAGTAGTAGATGTGGCCATATTGAACCATCACCGGAGGCTATCGAATCAATCAGAGCTTCGGTGAGAAGGGAGTTTGAAGATCAATTAGAGAGAAAGGTGGCGGAGGCCCTCCAAAACCAACTAGCCACATTGAAAGCAACCGGTCAACTAAACACCCTCTCTACCCCCGCACTTGATTCTGCTCTTGTAAGTGATGAGTTTGATGTTAACCGTGCACTCGTAACCTGTTGTCCGAGTTCATCGCAGCAACCACGCGAGCTGAAG GCCATAACTCCATGTCGTCTTGCCCTTGAGGATAAAGTTTTGGGTAACAAAGTGATAGTGGCAGATGGTATGGCGTACCCATTGGATGGTTCGTTGCACCAACACTTTAGATCGATGAAGCCTAGTCATTATAAGGTCCAAGTTGATTGTATTTACGACGGACATGATGATGACACTCTTCCGGTACCTACTGGAGATGGATTCAATAACTTAGGCAGGGCTCTTGCTAGTTTTGTGCAATGGCCAATTCACTTGGTGATTTTCGAAGAAGACGAG GAGTACTCTACTCCACGCCCAACAAAGAAGTCCAGGAGTcagatttttgaagaggtggttGGTAGCTCCAAAGAGaagaaaaacgaattaattgtcAAAGAGAAGACAACAGAATTAGTTGTCAAAGATAAGACAACAGAATTAATTGTCAAAGAGAAGGCAACACTTGATTTAGGGTCCAAAGAGAAGACAACACTGAAGTTAACGGCCAAG GAAAATTCATGCTCAAATAAGTTGGAGTCGAAATCGAAGTCGAAGAACTCTAAGACGGCCAAAGAGATGGTaggtagttgtgatcgtaaaACTGAAGAATCAGCCGCCAAAAGTAAGAAGCAAAATTTGGCAGACGAcacaattcaaggtcttggcccATCATGCAATTATTTGAAGTTTATCATCAATACGGCGCCCGGTGATGTATATaaaaatacttcaatcccattgCCCGCTTCGGTTTGGCATTATGACGAAGATCGACAAACTTATGTAAATGAGGTTGACGTTGAAGAGTTCCTTAGAGGGGCGTGCCTCAACATTTCAGTGATCCAAGTCTATATGAT GTGTTTATTCCACGAACACACCTTTGCATTTGACAACTCTCAGATTGGGTTTGTTTGTCCCGAGGCAATGTCAAGCTCTAGAATCAAGGCCAACCCTCAGGCTGCATCAATGTATTTGAAAGTAGTTTTCAatgctgaaattgaaaaggagaagaagGGTGATCCTAACATTACCAAGTGGTTTTTGATCCCATACCATCAAGA AaatcattggattttgtacgtGTTAGACCTACGTAGAGGTTGTGCGTATATTTTCGACTCTGCGATAGGTTCCAACCGAGAAAATAGTGCATGGGGAATCTTGTGTTT ggcataccaagtgtacaagtttAATGATGGGATTTGTCCGAATAGAGCGACTATGCAGGGGTTGAAAGGCTTCCATGTAAAG tgtgctcaacaagtcggcgcccgcgagtgtggctattacgttatgaagttcatgcatGAAATAGTCACGTTACACCATAACACTGATGAGCGATTAGACAATGTTCGTTCTTTTACCATAT